From Bos taurus isolate L1 Dominette 01449 registration number 42190680 breed Hereford chromosome 29, ARS-UCD2.0, whole genome shotgun sequence, a single genomic window includes:
- the FTH1 gene encoding ferritin heavy chain, with amino-acid sequence MTTASPSQVRQNYHQDSEAAINRQINLELYASYVYLSMSYYFDRDDVALKNFAKYFLHQSHEEREHAERLMKLQNQRGGRIFLQDIKKPDRDDWENGLTAMECALCLERSVNQSLLELHKLATEKNDPHLCDFIETHYLNEQVEAIKELGDHITNLRKMGAPGSGMAEYLFDKHTLGHSES; translated from the exons ATGACGACCGCATCCCCCTCGCAGGTGCGCCAGAACTACCACCAGGACTCGGAGGCCGCCATCAACCGCCAGATCAACCTGGAGCTCTACGCCTCCTATGTCTACCTGTCCATG TCGTACTATTTTGACCGTGATGATGTGGCTTTGAAGAACTTTGCCAAATACTTTCTTCACCAATCTCATGAGGAGAGGGAACATGCTGAGAGACTGATGAAGCTGCAGAACCAGCGAGGCGGCCGAATCTTCCTTCAGGATATCAAG AAACCAGACCGTGATGACTGGGAGAATGGGCTGACTGCAATGGAATGTGCGCTGTGCTTGGAGAGAAGTGTGAATCAGTCACTACTGGAACTGCACAAACTGGCCACTGAAAAAAATGATCCCCAT CTGTGTGATTTCATTGAGACTCATTACCTGAATGAGCAGGTGGAAGCCATCAAAGAATTGGGTGACCACATAACCAACCTGCGCAAGATGGGGGCTCCTGGATCTGGCATGGCAGAGTACCTCTTTGACAAGCACACCCTGGGACACAGTGAGAGCTAA